The Erpetoichthys calabaricus chromosome 5, fErpCal1.3, whole genome shotgun sequence genome has a segment encoding these proteins:
- the LOC114652261 gene encoding stAR-related lipid transfer protein 6-like isoform X2, with protein sequence MDFLEIAENVSHKIWSYNQDSSGWNLAKGSRNVTVCWKPSTEFGGNLYRGEGIIEDIPEKIIPFMYLPEYRMKWDKALKSYSILERLDEDTVICHTVTHSYGMGLISSRDFVDLVKIKKYEGGIITTNSRSIDYQACLPSPSCVRGYNNPCGYVCSSLPQSPGHSRLTIFIQPDLGGMLPRSLVESALPNNIINLINDAQAGLKSAGY encoded by the exons aTGGATTTTTTAGAGATAGCAGAAAATGTTTCCCACAAGATCTGGTCATATAATCAAGACTCTTCAGGATGGAATTTGGCAAAAGGTTCA AGGAATGTTACAGTGTGCTGGAAACCTTCAACTGAGTTTGGTGGAAACTT ataccGTGGGGAAGGTATAATAGAGGACATACCTGAGAAAATCATTCCGTTCATGTACCTGCCGGAGTATAGGATGAAATGGGACAAAGCTCTGAAGTCCTACAGTATATTAGAGAGACTTGATGAG GACACAGTTATATGCCACACGGTAACCCACAGTTATGGCATGGGATTAATTTCTTCAAGAGACTTTGTCGACCTTGTCAAAATTAAGAAGTATGAGGGTGGCATTATAACAACAAACT CTAGAAGTATTGACTACCAGGCATGCCTCCCGTCTCCTTCATGTGTGCGTGGTTACAACAATCCCTGTGGATATGTGTGTTCATCTTTACCACA GTCCCCTGGGCACTCCCGGCTTACTATCTTCATTCAGCCTGACCTTGGAGGGATGCTGCCAAGATCTTTAGTGGAGTCTGCACTGCCAAACAACATCATCAATTTAATCAATGATGCTCAAGCAGGATTAAAGTCAGCAGGCTACTGA
- the LOC114652261 gene encoding stAR-related lipid transfer protein 6-like isoform X1, with the protein MTIPVTIIDSFKQFSLIAENVSHKIWSYNQDSSGWNLAKGSRNVTVCWKPSTEFGGNLYRGEGIIEDIPEKIIPFMYLPEYRMKWDKALKSYSILERLDEDTVICHTVTHSYGMGLISSRDFVDLVKIKKYEGGIITTNSRSIDYQACLPSPSCVRGYNNPCGYVCSSLPQSPGHSRLTIFIQPDLGGMLPRSLVESALPNNIINLINDAQAGLKSAGY; encoded by the exons ATGACAATACCAGTTACCATTATTGATTCTTTTAAACAGTTCTCTTTG ATAGCAGAAAATGTTTCCCACAAGATCTGGTCATATAATCAAGACTCTTCAGGATGGAATTTGGCAAAAGGTTCA AGGAATGTTACAGTGTGCTGGAAACCTTCAACTGAGTTTGGTGGAAACTT ataccGTGGGGAAGGTATAATAGAGGACATACCTGAGAAAATCATTCCGTTCATGTACCTGCCGGAGTATAGGATGAAATGGGACAAAGCTCTGAAGTCCTACAGTATATTAGAGAGACTTGATGAG GACACAGTTATATGCCACACGGTAACCCACAGTTATGGCATGGGATTAATTTCTTCAAGAGACTTTGTCGACCTTGTCAAAATTAAGAAGTATGAGGGTGGCATTATAACAACAAACT CTAGAAGTATTGACTACCAGGCATGCCTCCCGTCTCCTTCATGTGTGCGTGGTTACAACAATCCCTGTGGATATGTGTGTTCATCTTTACCACA GTCCCCTGGGCACTCCCGGCTTACTATCTTCATTCAGCCTGACCTTGGAGGGATGCTGCCAAGATCTTTAGTGGAGTCTGCACTGCCAAACAACATCATCAATTTAATCAATGATGCTCAAGCAGGATTAAAGTCAGCAGGCTACTGA